Proteins from a single region of Apium graveolens cultivar Ventura chromosome 7, ASM990537v1, whole genome shotgun sequence:
- the LOC141675159 gene encoding factor of DNA methylation 5-like: MEPRNFQERMSKLAQAHKKEKQRLNLRIIQLQKKLKVKQRLELEIEQMSSGVEDLRPIFEGGGGDVDAEAKKQIESLKEILKRKDKHIEDLEELNVALIIKEKKINDELEHARQLLIDIEKEIMEPINFQESITKLTEAKKIKPEDKQHFEGGGKNVDTKKKLESLKKNLKEKDELIESLEELNQALIVKEKKMNDEFQYARKVLIDCLKDMPNSKASIGIKIMGDIDCDQILAAAKKRYPAEEAKEKATEWTNLLLDKLKDPDWYPFKILMVGKDQKEVIDEEDDFIKAKKKEWGAEVYDIVVTMLTEMNEYNPCWRCPVPELWNFAQGRKATLDECAEFLRRFSKSKKRKESC; the protein is encoded by the exons ATGGAACCAAGGAATTTTCAGGAACGTATGTCAAAGTTGGCACAAGCTCACAAG AAAGAGAAGCAGAGGCTTAACCTACGGATTATACAACTACAGAAAAAACTCAAAGTCAAGCAGCGTTTAGAACTGGAGATAGAACAAATGAGTAGCGGTGTTGAAGACCTGAGACCTATTTTTGAGGGAGGAGGCGGGGATGTGGATGCGGAAGCCAAGAAACAAATAGAGTCCTTAAAGGAAATCCTGAAGAGGAAAGATAAACACATTGAGGATCTTGAAGAATTGAATGTAGCTTTGATCATCAAGGAAAAGAAAATCAATGACGAGCTCGAGCATGCTCGACAATTATTGATTGAT ATTGAGAAAGAAATCATGGAACCAATCAATTTTCAGGAAAGTATCACAAAGTTGACAGAAGCTAAGAAG ATTAAACCAGAAGACAAGCAGCATTTTGAGGGAGGGGGCAAGAATGTGGACACCAAGAAAAAGTTAGAGTCCTTGAAGAAAAACCTGAAGGAGAAGGATGAACTTATTGAGTCTCTTGAAGAATTAAATCAAGCTTTGATCGTCAAGGAGAAGAAAATGAATGACGAGTTCCAATATGCTCGAAAAGTATTGATTGAT TGTTTGAAGGACATGCCTAACTCAAAGGCCAGCATTGGCATCAAGATAATGGGAGATATTGATTGTGACCAGATTCTGGCTGCTGCAAAAAAAAGGTATCCTGCAGAAGAAGCAAAAGAGAAAGCAACGGAATGGACTAATcttttacttgacaaactcaagGATCCAGACTGGTACCCTTTTAAGATTTTAATGGTTGGTAAAGACCAGAAG GAAGTTATTGATGAAGAGGATGATTTCATAAAAGCCAAAAAGAAAGAGTGGGGCGCTGAAGTATACGACATAGTGGTGACAATGTTAACAGAGATGAATGAGTATAATCCATGTTGGAGGTGCCCTGTCCCCGAGTTATGGAACTTTGCACAAGGAAGGAAGGCAACTTTAGATGAATGCGCAGAATTCCTACGAAGGTTTTCAAAGAGCAAGAAGAGAAAAGAGTCATGTTGA